One Edaphobacter flagellatus genomic region harbors:
- a CDS encoding carboxypeptidase regulatory-like domain-containing protein, protein MYRLFRALVYALLLSSNIYLTAQVSTATFLGTITDVTGASVPRATITITQTDTHAVRTVISKGNGSYRAEFLPIGPYSISVSSPSFRTLVRSGLTLSVGQEAQVDLTLEVGTAQETVEVTSEAPLLNTANATLGRTIDNVEIDNMPLVDRNPYALLDLIPGVQANNSITTTGNNGQGTSGTMINPQGFPEQHVKINGSTDGATGQISYYLDGGSNMTGLRNSGNSLPNPDALSQFRVDTNNFSAQFGRSSGGVVSALTKSGTNSFHGSVFEFYRSRNFNATQHLITVKTPYNQHRFGFTFGGPIKHNKLFFFGSYAGYRFVSSKNLLTYVPSAAMQRGDFSENYPLGAGAASTTAPPANACSQTASAASFYVCDPVTRKTPPRDPVTGKYNVVNPAIAFDPAIYAMIKAGLIPTPAPTALDTSPYARRDLSPFSQMTNEQLYKMDYQMTTKQRLTLSYFHQYGSNIFDASGNNILNYSKQNFTYNQHNANIQHVYVLNSNTVNQFVVSFSRLFGARINSPQESLAAYGSSYRQQLTSSTYCTGTGTGCARPQFAVQTWFTAGDASAGPAAGDNIYQVRDLLSTTHGRHTLTYGGEVAQERDFGNGTGNNYGVFTFQQANNTVGRSSASITDFFFGRPASMVQSVPTYGTATYWNVGLYLQDDWRALPNLTFNLGIRYDIQTGGPDSAGRMVGFIPGQQSTVIPSAPIGVLFRGDKGVSNGGAFTKYNHVSPRVGMVWDPYKNGKTIFRAGGGIFYGTVSGSLYTAASSSAPYGGTLTYTKVTSVANPYSNDPSEFPGGVSPFPYSFSASNPTFSLHPLPVTAFDPNFTWPAIYQFNVGWQQQLGKSFAVTASYVGALSRKIPMYQDINAPIYTPGAPSTAPAAGSAASLSGKNYPNTTTYIANRRPFNSSASLGGGPGLAGNPTYGAVYRIQSSESANYNGLQVTAEERLSKRLTVRGFYIWSRSMQSQPLDSTGSPAGTSQYYNPEDPYLKYLDRQRSDYDIRHMATISFVYQSNFQSSNFLLRQLADGWTVSGIIRVQSGMPFSVLTGNDDNQDGFQNDRPNLSGIGKPHLTDTGGSRTAAMKQWISPSYFCLFVPATNTCPGAGPGGIDGTVRANDFDAPGRRSVDASLFRDFAFEGNVRFQLRAEATNVFNLTNLPGPTANVKSLASFGSIPGTITGGSFGNRVLQIGGRVLF, encoded by the coding sequence TTGTACCGATTATTCCGAGCGCTAGTCTACGCACTTCTTCTCTCTTCCAATATCTATCTCACGGCACAGGTGAGTACAGCTACGTTTCTGGGCACAATAACGGATGTTACCGGTGCGAGCGTGCCTAGGGCCACTATTACCATTACGCAAACTGACACGCACGCAGTTCGCACGGTCATCAGTAAAGGAAATGGTTCATACCGCGCGGAGTTTCTTCCGATTGGCCCCTACTCCATCAGCGTTTCGTCGCCTTCGTTCCGAACGCTAGTCCGCAGCGGACTTACTCTAAGCGTCGGACAAGAGGCCCAGGTGGATCTTACGTTGGAGGTTGGCACGGCGCAAGAAACCGTCGAAGTTACATCTGAAGCACCACTTCTGAACACGGCGAATGCAACTCTCGGACGAACGATTGACAATGTAGAGATTGACAATATGCCTCTAGTCGATCGAAATCCCTACGCCCTGCTCGATCTGATTCCCGGTGTCCAGGCAAACAATTCGATCACGACTACAGGCAACAACGGCCAGGGCACATCTGGCACGATGATCAATCCGCAGGGTTTCCCAGAACAGCATGTGAAGATCAACGGCTCCACTGACGGTGCAACAGGGCAGATCAGTTATTACCTCGATGGTGGATCGAACATGACCGGCTTGCGCAATAGCGGAAACTCATTGCCAAATCCGGACGCTCTCAGCCAGTTCCGCGTAGATACCAATAATTTCTCCGCTCAATTTGGGCGCTCGTCTGGGGGTGTTGTTTCGGCACTTACCAAGTCAGGGACGAATAGTTTCCATGGGTCGGTGTTCGAGTTCTATCGCAGCCGTAACTTCAACGCCACACAACATCTCATCACAGTCAAAACGCCTTATAACCAGCACCGTTTCGGCTTTACTTTTGGTGGTCCGATAAAGCATAACAAGCTGTTCTTCTTTGGCTCCTACGCCGGATACCGTTTCGTCTCGTCAAAGAATCTGTTGACCTATGTGCCGAGTGCAGCCATGCAACGTGGCGACTTCAGCGAAAACTATCCATTAGGCGCGGGTGCGGCGAGCACGACCGCGCCTCCAGCAAATGCATGCTCACAGACAGCAAGCGCTGCATCTTTCTATGTTTGCGATCCAGTGACGAGGAAGACACCTCCTAGAGATCCCGTGACCGGGAAATACAATGTCGTCAATCCAGCAATAGCATTCGATCCCGCGATCTACGCAATGATCAAGGCAGGGTTAATCCCAACGCCCGCCCCTACTGCTCTTGATACCAGTCCTTATGCACGACGTGACCTTTCGCCGTTCTCGCAGATGACCAACGAGCAGCTCTACAAGATGGACTATCAGATGACAACCAAGCAGCGGCTGACATTGAGTTATTTCCATCAATATGGAAGCAATATTTTCGATGCCTCAGGTAATAACATCCTCAACTACTCGAAGCAGAACTTCACCTATAACCAGCACAATGCAAACATCCAACATGTCTATGTGTTGAACAGCAACACCGTAAACCAGTTCGTCGTCTCTTTCAGCCGACTGTTCGGAGCACGTATCAACTCGCCGCAGGAGAGTCTTGCCGCATACGGCTCAAGCTATCGGCAACAGCTAACCAGCTCAACGTATTGCACAGGTACGGGCACGGGTTGCGCGCGGCCTCAATTCGCGGTTCAAACTTGGTTCACGGCGGGAGACGCCAGCGCCGGCCCTGCGGCAGGTGACAACATCTATCAAGTACGCGATCTTCTTAGCACCACTCACGGCCGCCATACCCTCACCTATGGGGGCGAAGTCGCGCAGGAACGCGATTTCGGCAATGGAACTGGCAATAACTATGGCGTCTTCACATTCCAGCAAGCCAATAATACGGTCGGCAGAAGCTCTGCTTCCATCACGGACTTCTTCTTCGGTCGGCCAGCGTCCATGGTGCAAAGCGTTCCGACCTACGGAACAGCCACCTATTGGAATGTCGGTCTATATTTGCAAGACGACTGGCGCGCACTTCCAAATCTAACCTTCAATCTCGGGATTCGCTACGACATCCAGACAGGTGGACCCGATTCTGCAGGTCGTATGGTCGGCTTTATTCCAGGACAACAATCCACGGTTATTCCTTCTGCCCCGATCGGCGTTCTCTTCCGCGGCGACAAAGGAGTGTCGAACGGTGGCGCCTTCACCAAATACAACCATGTCTCTCCGCGGGTCGGTATGGTTTGGGACCCTTACAAAAACGGAAAGACTATCTTTCGTGCAGGTGGTGGAATCTTCTACGGAACAGTCTCCGGCAGTCTTTACACCGCAGCGTCGAGTTCTGCGCCGTATGGAGGTACTCTGACCTATACCAAAGTGACATCGGTTGCGAATCCATACAGTAACGATCCGTCGGAGTTTCCTGGGGGCGTTTCACCCTTCCCGTACTCTTTCTCAGCGAGCAATCCGACATTCAGCCTCCATCCACTACCGGTAACCGCCTTTGATCCAAATTTCACCTGGCCAGCAATCTATCAGTTCAATGTTGGATGGCAGCAGCAACTCGGAAAGTCATTTGCTGTCACAGCGTCGTACGTGGGAGCTCTAAGCCGAAAGATACCGATGTATCAGGACATCAATGCTCCCATCTATACCCCAGGAGCACCATCCACAGCCCCTGCCGCCGGATCAGCTGCTTCGCTATCCGGGAAGAACTATCCAAATACAACAACTTACATTGCCAATCGCCGTCCCTTTAATTCGTCGGCATCATTGGGAGGAGGCCCTGGGCTTGCCGGCAACCCAACTTACGGAGCCGTCTATCGTATTCAGTCATCAGAGAGCGCAAACTATAACGGCCTACAGGTCACTGCGGAAGAGCGACTTTCGAAGAGGTTAACGGTTCGCGGGTTTTATATATGGTCGAGGTCGATGCAAAGTCAGCCGTTAGATTCCACGGGGTCTCCTGCTGGCACCAGCCAGTATTACAACCCCGAAGATCCTTACTTGAAATATCTGGATAGGCAGCGGTCGGACTATGACATACGCCACATGGCCACGATCTCCTTTGTTTATCAGTCAAACTTCCAAAGCAGCAACTTTCTGCTGCGGCAGCTGGCTGACGGATGGACGGTTTCGGGAATTATCCGAGTGCAGAGCGGTATGCCCTTCTCGGTTCTCACTGGAAACGATGACAATCAGGACGGTTTCCAAAATGACAGGCCAAATTTGAGCGGAATCGGGAAGCCTCATTTGACTGATACGGGCGGTTCGCGAACTGCTGCCATGAAGCAGTGGATCAGCCCTTCCTATTTCTGCTTGTTCGTTCCTGCTACAAACACTTGCCCCGGCGCAGGCCCAGGCGGAATAGATGGAACAGTCCGCGCCAATGATTTTGATGCACCTGGCCGTAGGTCAGTGGATGCATCCCTTTTTCGCGACTTTGCCTTCGAGGGGAATGTGAGGTTCCAGCTGCGCGCCGAGGCCACCAATGTCTTCAACCTGACGAACCTTCCCGGACCGACCGCGAATGTGAAATCACTGGCATCGTTCGGATCGATCCCAGGAACGATAACTGGCGGCAGCTTCGGAAATCGCGTTTTGCAGATTGGAGGCCGTGTTCTCTTCTAA
- a CDS encoding ROK family protein produces MRIGIDLGGTKTEAIALDAHGSVLARLRVATVKGSYRDTISTIKDLVMKLEIDTGVEGTVGVGIPGTIVRESGLVKNANSTWLNGKPLEGDLSHALGREVRCANDANCFAVSEATDGAARGAGVVFGVIMGTGCGGGVAIKGSSYAGLNGLAGEWGHMPLPWMSQREFPGAECYCGRHGCIEGWISGPGLENDFLGTTGIQRSGREIAQMAELGDAQAAAALDRLEDRAARGLAVVIGVVDPDVIVLGGGLSNIMRIYSGIERRLRDAVFGKNANTPVVQALHGDSSGVRGAAWLWPAEDGLSL; encoded by the coding sequence ATGAGGATTGGAATTGACCTTGGCGGCACGAAGACCGAGGCGATTGCCTTAGATGCTCATGGATCAGTGCTCGCGCGGCTCCGCGTAGCGACTGTCAAGGGCTCCTATAGAGATACCATCTCCACTATCAAAGACCTTGTGATGAAGTTGGAGATCGACACAGGGGTGGAGGGCACCGTAGGCGTTGGCATCCCAGGAACAATTGTACGTGAAAGTGGTTTAGTGAAGAATGCGAACTCGACGTGGCTCAATGGCAAGCCACTGGAGGGAGATTTGAGTCATGCCCTCGGACGCGAGGTTCGTTGTGCGAACGACGCGAATTGCTTCGCAGTGAGTGAAGCGACCGACGGAGCGGCTCGTGGTGCGGGCGTCGTCTTTGGAGTCATCATGGGAACAGGATGCGGCGGGGGCGTTGCCATCAAAGGCTCCAGTTATGCAGGGCTGAACGGACTCGCTGGTGAGTGGGGACATATGCCGCTCCCATGGATGTCGCAAAGGGAGTTTCCAGGTGCCGAATGCTATTGCGGACGGCACGGGTGCATCGAGGGATGGATCTCTGGCCCAGGGCTGGAAAATGACTTTTTGGGAACTACAGGTATCCAACGGTCTGGACGTGAGATTGCGCAAATGGCCGAGTTGGGAGATGCCCAAGCGGCTGCGGCGTTGGACCGGCTGGAAGACCGTGCAGCTCGTGGTCTCGCTGTCGTGATTGGCGTCGTGGACCCAGACGTCATTGTTCTTGGTGGAGGCCTTTCCAACATTATGCGAATTTACTCGGGTATCGAGCGCCGCCTGCGTGACGCCGTCTTTGGTAAAAATGCAAATACCCCTGTCGTCCAAGCCTTACACGGAGATTCATCGGGCGTGCGAGGAGCCGCCTGGCTCTGGCCGGCCGAAGATGGTCTCAGCCTGTAA
- a CDS encoding glycoside hydrolase family 88/105 protein, with protein sequence MMTNKMINQGCVLPTILVALLLNFVGSANAQAVPRALNGDTPVEAGELAKGLSPDLKSDQVAAAMRLVGDWQLARSKDRFTQDWTDAALYRGYLAAAESLKNTEYDDALIRVGKQFHWKLGSRQTEADDQAIGYIYLKLYRRLHDREMLAAVEAQFDELMKEPAVCTESCHDGPLPDRVGPDGREEPKPLWWWCDALFMAPPVWAELANVTGKREYLDYLDRNWWVTSKLLYDPKNRLFTRDATFLDKREPNGEKVFWSRGNGWVLSGLTLVLDNMPRKYPTRRRYVEQFQAMASRIREIQGSDGLWRPGLLDADAYPLAEVSGSAFYVYAMAWGINHGLLERQIYLPAVRRGWAGLVGHIYADGRLGSIQPIGSSPGGYKPQSSYVFGVGAFLMAGAEIRTLLDRDQRPHHDQKGNKR encoded by the coding sequence ATGATGACGAATAAGATGATCAACCAAGGTTGTGTGCTCCCGACAATTCTCGTTGCCCTATTGCTCAATTTCGTGGGGTCGGCAAATGCTCAGGCCGTTCCAAGAGCATTGAATGGCGATACCCCAGTCGAAGCAGGTGAGTTGGCCAAAGGTCTCTCGCCTGACCTCAAGTCGGACCAGGTGGCTGCCGCAATGCGTCTGGTGGGGGACTGGCAATTGGCAAGGTCAAAGGACCGGTTCACACAAGATTGGACGGATGCGGCGCTGTATCGCGGCTATCTGGCTGCGGCCGAATCTCTCAAGAACACTGAGTATGACGATGCACTGATCCGCGTTGGCAAGCAGTTCCATTGGAAGCTCGGTTCGCGGCAGACTGAGGCCGACGATCAGGCAATCGGTTATATCTATCTAAAACTGTATCGACGACTCCATGATCGGGAGATGCTGGCCGCCGTTGAGGCGCAGTTTGACGAGTTGATGAAGGAGCCGGCTGTTTGCACCGAATCTTGCCATGACGGTCCCCTGCCCGACCGCGTGGGTCCGGATGGACGGGAAGAGCCGAAACCATTGTGGTGGTGGTGCGACGCGCTATTTATGGCGCCGCCGGTTTGGGCGGAGCTCGCAAACGTAACCGGCAAGCGAGAGTATCTCGACTACTTGGACCGGAACTGGTGGGTCACCTCAAAGCTTTTGTACGACCCGAAGAACCGACTCTTTACACGGGATGCCACATTTCTAGATAAGCGCGAGCCCAATGGCGAGAAGGTCTTCTGGTCGCGCGGCAACGGATGGGTACTGAGTGGCTTAACCCTGGTTCTGGACAATATGCCTAGAAAGTACCCGACACGGAGAAGGTATGTAGAGCAGTTTCAGGCGATGGCGTCGCGAATACGGGAGATACAGGGAAGTGATGGCTTGTGGAGGCCGGGACTCCTGGACGCAGACGCATACCCGTTAGCGGAAGTTTCCGGTTCGGCATTCTACGTGTATGCCATGGCTTGGGGAATTAATCATGGTCTTCTTGAACGGCAGATCTATCTCCCAGCCGTCCGCAGGGGGTGGGCTGGTCTTGTAGGTCACATTTACGCAGATGGACGTCTAGGTAGCATTCAGCCGATCGGCAGCTCTCCCGGAGGGTACAAGCCGCAATCCAGTTATGTATTTGGCGTAGGCGCCTTCTTGATGGCAGGGGCGGAGATTCGGACACTCCTTGACCGCGACCAACGGCCACATCACGATCAGAAGGGGAACAAGAGATGA
- a CDS encoding alpha-amylase family protein, with product MNRRDMLKLSALTLGASAVSPLAIAQNATRYANALTGNRELAEWIHGNRTLIAEAYNPPFYPALDYVPARGVEIAKVLNCDSMRYPVASYVAYFPTKSGYPIHPELKGDPMKEQVGLLREAGMHPIAYIPFNHPFMLHGEKVERYENWKRRRPDGSPMVTKHYGFNQLDEGCLNSPIREMIVTLVKEVLTYGFDVMYFDGPYQGMDNATEWCYCQYCKTAYRKRFGHDIPVQKEASLDQQIEYVNWMREDVSISFFKEIRDMIRNTQDVPVLFNNSGLLSRGDQWRARAIPEADGFMYEAADTPEEKFFNLQLGKSTGRTTWTYLGHHTQYNRDHMKDKSVRGWYSYPIEGEELLMDGAIATASNVGCVYWSVARFFYEKESPVHFKSGQYVKGIFDFQEANDGLLRSLTTKPQVGILVNAEAMSWYRSPSFDPGTFKNYHHGAFDLMKALSIDAEPFLDWQMNGESLFRYAAVYIPNAPCLSDEQCDMLRNYVEGGGNLIATHRTSIADKYGRPRKDFGLADLFGASLLSPEPWEYPDLYLKPSSGDLIPQDPQIMRVKRTDGDVLATTWNRGQRKDEGPAIFRKKFGRGQCLYIASGLEAVYEETRMNPLLAYLGSIMMPMLEDAQLYKMDYRPGLMAHYTEGADKIVLHIIANIANDDPHQKVRHAYCSVENVQVQLRTPRPIRTASLLRAGEAIEVGDRKDGWTTLTVPHVHIYEAILIGLA from the coding sequence ATGAACCGCCGTGACATGTTGAAGCTGTCAGCCCTGACCCTTGGAGCATCTGCAGTGAGTCCCTTGGCAATCGCGCAAAACGCAACACGCTATGCCAATGCGCTAACCGGGAATCGTGAATTAGCAGAATGGATTCATGGGAATCGCACGCTGATTGCAGAAGCATATAACCCACCCTTCTACCCCGCGTTGGATTACGTGCCTGCCAGAGGCGTAGAGATCGCGAAAGTGCTGAACTGCGACTCCATGCGGTATCCGGTGGCCTCATACGTTGCTTACTTCCCAACCAAATCGGGCTACCCGATCCATCCGGAGTTGAAGGGCGACCCCATGAAGGAGCAGGTTGGTCTTCTGCGGGAAGCAGGAATGCATCCGATCGCCTATATCCCGTTCAATCACCCTTTCATGTTGCACGGGGAAAAGGTGGAAAGGTACGAAAACTGGAAGAGGCGGCGTCCTGACGGGTCTCCGATGGTCACGAAGCATTACGGCTTCAACCAGCTCGATGAAGGCTGCCTGAACTCACCCATTCGCGAGATGATCGTTACGCTCGTCAAGGAGGTGCTGACGTACGGATTCGATGTCATGTACTTCGACGGCCCATATCAGGGCATGGACAACGCGACAGAGTGGTGCTACTGCCAGTATTGCAAGACCGCCTACCGCAAACGCTTCGGACACGACATCCCAGTCCAGAAAGAGGCGTCTCTCGATCAACAGATCGAGTACGTGAACTGGATGCGCGAGGATGTATCGATATCGTTCTTTAAAGAAATACGCGACATGATCCGAAATACACAGGACGTGCCGGTATTGTTCAACAACTCCGGCCTGCTCTCGCGGGGAGATCAATGGCGAGCTCGTGCCATTCCCGAAGCGGATGGCTTCATGTACGAGGCGGCAGATACACCCGAAGAAAAATTCTTTAACCTGCAACTTGGAAAGTCTACTGGACGAACAACCTGGACGTATTTGGGCCACCATACACAGTACAACCGGGATCACATGAAGGATAAGAGCGTCCGCGGATGGTATAGCTATCCGATCGAAGGCGAGGAATTGCTCATGGATGGAGCTATTGCGACGGCCTCAAACGTTGGATGCGTTTACTGGAGTGTCGCTAGATTTTTCTACGAGAAGGAGTCGCCGGTACATTTCAAGAGCGGTCAATATGTAAAAGGAATTTTTGATTTTCAAGAAGCGAATGACGGACTGCTTCGCTCTCTAACGACAAAACCTCAGGTAGGCATTCTTGTCAATGCAGAGGCGATGTCCTGGTACCGCAGCCCAAGTTTCGATCCGGGCACATTCAAAAATTATCATCATGGCGCATTCGATTTGATGAAGGCGCTCTCCATTGATGCGGAACCGTTTCTCGACTGGCAAATGAATGGGGAGTCTCTCTTCCGCTATGCAGCCGTATACATACCGAACGCTCCATGTCTCAGCGATGAACAATGCGATATGCTCCGCAACTATGTTGAAGGTGGCGGGAACCTGATCGCGACTCATCGTACCTCCATCGCGGACAAATATGGTCGCCCTCGCAAAGATTTTGGACTCGCCGATCTCTTTGGCGCTTCTCTGTTGAGTCCGGAGCCATGGGAATATCCCGACCTCTACCTCAAGCCTTCCAGCGGCGATCTAATTCCCCAGGATCCGCAAATCATGCGCGTAAAAAGAACCGACGGCGATGTGCTGGCTACCACCTGGAATCGAGGTCAGCGCAAGGATGAAGGTCCTGCGATCTTTCGCAAGAAGTTCGGTCGAGGACAATGCTTGTACATCGCTTCTGGTCTGGAAGCGGTTTACGAGGAAACACGTATGAATCCTCTATTGGCATACCTTGGGTCCATCATGATGCCGATGCTGGAGGATGCTCAGCTTTACAAAATGGACTATCGGCCGGGGCTTATGGCGCACTACACGGAGGGCGCCGACAAAATTGTGCTCCACATCATCGCGAATATAGCAAATGACGATCCACATCAAAAGGTGCGCCACGCATATTGCTCAGTAGAGAATGTGCAGGTTCAGCTTCGGACGCCTCGCCCCATTCGCACGGCCTCACTTCTCCGAGCTGGCGAAGCGATCGAAGTTGGCGACCGCAAGGATGGCTGGACGACCCTCACAGTGCCTCACGTTCATATCTATGAGGCCATTTTGATCGGTCTGGCCTGA
- a CDS encoding MFS transporter, whose protein sequence is MNKHLRWWMLGFAFTATVINYLDRQALSVAAPVLRAEFHLRSLSYAHIVFAFLLAYTLMNGISGLLIDRLGTKIGYGLFVAWWSLSALLHSFAQGSTSLGMFRFLLGLGEAGNWPGAVKIVAEWFSPNERSTASGIFNSGSAVGAILAPPIIAFMLLHYGWRSAFAIVGAAGFVWLVAWIFLYRSPVSGKEIQATPLPYKSLLRSRFVWTFTISKIFFDPVWYFYTFWFPEYLSHGRHFDMASIGRYGWIPFFIAGLGSALGGLLSRGLLACGSTITVARKTAVSIAAIMMLAAIPSVLVQSAVTSIALISLAMAGYTAGLANMLAMPADVVPPDRVAFVYGFASMGSGFGGMIFTLLTGWLIDHYSYAPAFFLFGLIPIACSLILWLWMGSLESQSHSTAIGLTTTPSTETA, encoded by the coding sequence ATGAACAAGCACCTTCGCTGGTGGATGCTCGGATTCGCGTTCACCGCGACCGTCATCAACTACCTCGACCGCCAGGCTCTTTCCGTCGCGGCCCCAGTACTGCGGGCTGAGTTTCACCTGAGAAGTCTCTCTTATGCCCACATAGTGTTCGCCTTTCTGCTGGCTTACACATTGATGAACGGGATCTCCGGTCTGCTCATCGACCGCCTTGGTACAAAGATCGGGTACGGCCTGTTCGTCGCCTGGTGGTCGTTGAGTGCTCTGCTGCATTCCTTCGCGCAGGGGTCGACTTCACTCGGAATGTTTCGTTTTCTGCTCGGACTTGGAGAAGCCGGCAACTGGCCGGGAGCGGTAAAGATCGTAGCCGAGTGGTTCTCACCGAACGAACGGTCAACGGCTTCAGGGATCTTCAATAGCGGATCAGCTGTCGGCGCGATTCTCGCCCCGCCGATCATCGCGTTCATGCTGCTTCACTATGGGTGGCGATCAGCCTTTGCTATTGTCGGCGCGGCAGGCTTCGTCTGGCTTGTGGCGTGGATCTTTCTCTATCGTTCCCCAGTCTCAGGCAAAGAGATACAGGCCACGCCCTTGCCGTACAAATCTCTATTGCGCTCCAGATTTGTCTGGACCTTTACAATCTCCAAAATATTCTTCGATCCTGTCTGGTATTTTTACACCTTTTGGTTTCCCGAATACCTCAGTCATGGCCGCCACTTTGATATGGCATCTATCGGTCGATATGGCTGGATTCCTTTTTTTATTGCGGGTCTGGGCAGCGCGCTCGGCGGCCTGCTCTCTCGCGGGCTGCTGGCCTGCGGATCGACGATCACCGTTGCGCGCAAGACCGCTGTTTCCATTGCCGCAATCATGATGCTCGCGGCGATCCCTTCAGTGCTGGTGCAATCAGCTGTAACTTCTATCGCGCTGATCTCGCTGGCAATGGCCGGATATACAGCCGGGCTCGCCAACATGCTGGCGATGCCGGCAGACGTAGTGCCTCCAGACCGAGTAGCGTTTGTCTATGGCTTCGCCAGCATGGGTTCCGGTTTCGGGGGAATGATCTTCACCCTTCTTACAGGGTGGCTAATCGATCACTATTCCTATGCGCCTGCGTTCTTTCTCTTTGGGCTAATCCCCATCGCATGTTCACTGATTCTGTGGCTTTGGATGGGATCGTTGGAGTCGCAGTCACATAGTACGGCCATCGGGTTAACAACCACGCCCTCCACCGAAACAGCATGA